The following is a genomic window from Bacteroidia bacterium.
ACAGACCGCCGTCTTGTGTCCCGGCATACACGCCGCCATCCTGATCGCCAAACAAATGCAGTATGCTTCGCTTCGCCAGTCCATTCGAACATTCCTCCCAGTTCAGACCCTCATCGAATGAACGATAGATGCTCCCGTGCATCGCGGCATACACCGTACCGTCCGGAGCCTGACAGAAATCATGCACAGCACCGGACGACACCGAGGTTGGCATCCAGGTCTTCGCGCTGTCCATCGAACGTATTATTCCTTCCTGCCGGGATGCCGATCCCATCAGCATGTTCCCGTCAGACAGCAATGCGAACCGTCTTTCACCGTTCACCCAGGAACTGACAGGAAAAACTTCGATGTCAACACCATCCGCTGCGATGCGGAGTACTTCATCCCTGTCCGTACCGACGGTATCGGTTCCAAGCACCAACACTCCTCCGGCAGGGTCGGGGATAAGCTCGGAGAATGATGAATGCTGCAGCGGAAGCTTCAGCCAATTTTTTCCGCCATCTCCACTTCGGAAGAGGCCCCGGGAACATTTCGCGAACAGTACCGAATCATTGAGCACCACCAACTCGTAATCGGTGTCACAACGCTCCATCGGTGGACTACGTTGCAGCGTTTCCCAACTGCGCCCGTCATCCGTTGAACGGTGCAGCCCGCCGCCGCCTTCGCTGTACATTGCGCCATCGGTCGTCCGCACGACGGCGCGACCATAGAATTTCCTGGTGCTGTCGGGAAGCAGCGTCCAGTTTTCACCACCGTCTGTGGACACTTTCACATCAGTTCCGCTAAGCAGGTCATGAACAAGAAAAGCGAGGATACGTCCGCCCGGCGTGACGTACATCGGCCATACCGCTTCATCCCTCAGCGAAGTTTGCGTCCACGAATCACCACCGTCCGTCGAGCGCATGACGCCGTTCAGCGACGTCCCGGCCAGCAGCACACCCTGTTTCGTGCAGACAATCGACAGCACCACTTCGCCTCGCGGTCCATCGATGGACTCGAACTCCAGGGGATGCCGGGGTACGGTATGCTCGCGTCTGAACGATTCCTGAGCGGGGCACCATGCAACGGTGAATGCAGTCAGAACAACACACAGCAGAACTCGCATTCCTGGCCTCCAGGGCGCATGATAGTGAAATACGGCTTTTCTATCGGAATATATGAATAAAATTGATCGCATGCCGACTTCTCGTCTGCCATACTCCTCTCCCCACAAACCTGCTGTCGGAAGTTGCCCTTCTGTGCACAGTATGTCACCATCATTGTGACATAGAATGCACAGAATTACACGGCGTACAGAGTGACATTGCGAAAGTTAGGGAGCGGAGCATTCCACCAAGGCAACATCTACCGATGATCCATGCAGAATCCGCACCCTCTGGCCAGTTCCTGCATCAAACTGAATTGTGGAGTTTACGCAATATCCGATGGTATCAATGAAAAGACTCAATGATCGTTCGCTGGCGGGAGCCTGGATCGCAGGAGCCATCGTATTCGCCATTGCGACGAGTTCTCCGGCCATAGCCCTGATCGCCGCCACGGTCATATCACTGAGTTTCGGCAATCCGGTTCGCGCCGTGACGGGAAAGACCGCGAAATACGCGCTGCAGGCGGCCGTCGTGTTGCTGGGCTTTGGCCTCCAACCGGATGTGCTGTTTCGTGTCGGTGCTTCGTCGATTCTGCTCACCCTCGGCAGTATCGCGGTGACGCTCGCGCTGGGGTTGTGGATAGGAAAGATGTTCCGCGTGGAGAAAAACCTATCCGTGCTTCTGAGCAGCGGGACGGCGATCTGAGGAGGCAGTGCCATCGCCGCGGTATCTCCAGCCATAGGCGCCTCACATGCGCACACGGCAGTCGCGCTCGCCGTGGTGTTCGTGCTCAATGCCGTCGCATTGATGATCTTTCCGCCCATCGGACACGCTCTCGGGATGTCGCAGGAGGCCTTCGGGCTCTGGGCGGCCATAGCTATACACGACACGAGCAGCGTCGTTGGGGCCGCGGCGGTATTCGGTGCGCAGGCGCTCGCGGTCGGGACCACGGTCAAGCTAACACGGGCATTGTGGATTTTCCCGCTGTCCTTTCTTGCCTCCCGTTTTACGGGAACGACCTCGACAGCCCGCTTCCCGTGGTTTCTCGTCGGCTTCGTGCTGGCGGCAATCGCACGCGGCTATGTGCCTGCTCCGGAACAGCTTTACGACGTCCTCTCTTCCACCGGGCGACATGTCATGGTCGGCACACTCTTCCTGATCGGGGCGGGACTCACGCGCGATGACCTCCGTCGCATCGGCGCCAAACCTCTGGCCGCGGCCGTACTGCTCTGGGTGCTCGTTTCCGCACTTTCTCTCGCGGGAATACAGACGGGGTGGCTGGGGCTGTAGGATGTACGATGAACGACGTACGATGTACGATTTGAGGGTTCTCACTGCAACACCCTCACTCTGCAGCTCGCGACGCTGTCGTGCATTGGCTTTCATGGACTCAGCCGCCGACAGGTCCGTCCGAACGCGGCACTGCATCCGCTAAATGTACGTTCCGCGCTCCGCACTCCGCGCTTCGCTCCCCACAGGCCCGATCCGAACGCAAGCACTGAACCATGGCAGACGACGCAGCGACTCGGGGCGTAACCATTTTCCCGCTGAGGTGTCTTATACGCATGCACAAGATCCACGCATTCTTGCGTTCGGCCATCCGCGTGTTCGTCTGACGAAGAATCCCATGAAGCTGATCATACATCTTGGAGCACATCATGAAACAGATTCTGACTCTCGCGGCTGTGGTATTGACTCTCAGCCTCCTCCTGGCCTGCAACAGCCACGATGATGTCGTTACGCCTGAAACCAGTGATACGCCTTCGGGGAAACTCGTCAGCGCCACGGAATGCAAAAGTACCCTGTTCAAAACTGACGCCACAGTGTTCGGTTCCGACGAAAGCGCGGTCGAGTACAGCTACAACACCGCAGCCCGCACTCTCACGCTGAAGCATATCAACACGGCATTCAACTGCTGCCCAGGAACGCTCTCCGCTTCCGTACGCATCGAAGGAGACCTCATCACCATCGTCGAAAAGGAAAGCGAAGCGTCATGCCACTGCAACTGCCTGTATGATATTGAGATTGCGATCATGAATCTGCCACGCAAGTCCTGGAACGTGGTGGTCGTTGAACCCTATCTCACCTCGCCTGATCTGCCGCTGTCCTTCGCCATCGATCTCGCGACGACTCCCAGCGGTCGTCACGCCGTCCCGCGCAGTATGTATCCCTGGGGGATCTGAACGCAGCGGTGCGAAAGCGGACTGCGCGTTATGCAGCAGACAGGTGCGGGACAGACGCCACTCCCGAATTCCCGCGCAGTATGGCTCGTGCGGTCCGTTTCGCCGACGGTCGCAACGCAAAAGCATCCGGTCCATGCACGGTACAGCATCCTGCTGCATCGCCGGAGCCCTCTCTTCGGGTGTACGTCAATGCCGATGTACAAATCTAGAACGGCAAATGATTCTTCTATAGCTCGCGGTTTCAAATTCATGGCAACGCTCCTCTTGGATCAGTAGTGATGATGTAATATGGGCATCAACGACGGTGAGGTTTGCCATTTCTTTTCAACGTACGGTCGCTGCTCGCCGCATGCTCGATACAGACGCAAGCACTCAAACGACGCGGACGCGACCTCGACCCGGCTCAAGACCGTTTTTCCGTTGATATGTCTGATCCGCCTGCAGAAGATACACGCATTCGTGCGTTCAGCCATCCGCGTATTCATCTGATGAAGAATCCCACGAAGCTGAACATACATATTGGAACACATCATGAAACAGTTTCTGACTCTCGCGGCAGTGGTATTGACTCTCAGCCTCTTCCTGGCGTGCAACAGCGACGATGACGTCGTTACGCCTGAAACCGGTGATACGCCTTCGGGGAAACTCGTCAGCGCCACGGAATGCAAAAGTACCC
Proteins encoded in this region:
- a CDS encoding T9SS type A sorting domain-containing protein, whose amino-acid sequence is MRVLLCVVLTAFTVAWCPAQESFRREHTVPRHPLEFESIDGPRGEVVLSIVCTKQGVLLAGTSLNGVMRSTDGGDSWTQTSLRDEAVWPMYVTPGGRILAFLVHDLLSGTDVKVSTDGGENWTLLPDSTRKFYGRAVVRTTDGAMYSEGGGGLHRSTDDGRSWETLQRSPPMERCDTDYELVVLNDSVLFAKCSRGLFRSGDGGKNWLKLPLQHSSFSELIPDPAGGVLVLGTDTVGTDRDEVLRIAADGVDIEVFPVSSWVNGERRFALLSDGNMLMGSASRQEGIIRSMDSAKTWMPTSVSSGAVHDFCQAPDGTVYAAMHGSIYRSFDEGLNWEECSNGLAKRSILHLFGDQDGGVYAGTQDGGLYSSMDDGRSWRATTTGLCTVHLGLSISPGNLVLGTYPAWSFTVYSIEGHHGYDITTPGLDLLYTNDSTRTWRTPKFDSFHPGNLCRLMKGEGLRVYGCARGLMISDDGGETWRQDRPLEYPRDVYANAMGVFILSDDSLFLRRSDSDTWKLLRHGRGISAVGGSGDYVFVYEREAIARSNDGGVSWETVPLHPEYPLYNPAFVSVSSWATVLLGDSYFLYLTSNRGRSWERIVPVEDHRYRIASAVVDQDNYLILGSSEGLYRSTHALPGSYIPRDFTLGIPWPNPALSNVTIPYSLDKDGYARMTISDITGRELLVLFEGRRNAGKYVHSLYLYFSSRRPVAGLYFVNFSVNGRTQTQPLVLRDR